The Granulicella arctica genomic interval TGCCCCTCGTTATCGAAGGAATAGGGCCAGGCCCTAGAGGACACCGAGCCATCTCAGTTGCTCACTATTACAGCCAAAACGGAGACGCGATGCGCGATCCCGAAATGTGCTTTGAAGTCGAGACGGATCAGGAGGGACAAATTGTCGAGCTCTATCCGTACTACTTCCTGAACGATGGATTGCACGTTGAGGAAACGGCTGTAGAAAGCACCGGAAAGGATTTAGAGGACAACCCTACGTTTATCACTCACACGGCGAAGCTGAAGGCGCAAGTGGAGTTTGCAGTGGAATGGGACAAAAACCTAAATGCTCAAGGTTTTCGAGAAGCTTTTGCAAAGCTACTGCCCGAAGCATCCCCGCTCCTCTCTTGATTCTCCCCGGATAAATGGTTATCCGTCTATCAGCATGAACCGATAAACTGCTAAAAGGATAAACGATGATAATTGCAGTCACGAACAACAAAGGCGGAGTAGG includes:
- a CDS encoding DUF6908 domain-containing protein; this encodes MKTVIEMLNKATPLPKGFHIRVENAPYMPLVIEGIGPGPRGHRAISVAHYYSQNGDAMRDPEMCFEVETDQEGQIVELYPYYFLNDGLHVEETAVESTGKDLEDNPTFITHTAKLKAQVEFAVEWDKNLNAQGFREAFAKLLPEASPLLS